One genomic window of Gavia stellata isolate bGavSte3 chromosome 7, bGavSte3.hap2, whole genome shotgun sequence includes the following:
- the API5 gene encoding apoptosis inhibitor 5 — MPTVEELYRNYGILADATETAGQHKDAYQAILDGVKGGAKEKRLAAQFIPKFFKHFPELADSAINAQLDLCEDEDVSIRRQAIKELPQFATGDNLPRVADILTQLLQSDDSAEFNLVNNALLSIFKMDAKGTLGGLFSQILQGEDIVRERAIKFLSTKLKTLPEEVMTKEVEEFILTESKKVLEDVTGEEFVLFMKILSGLKSLQTVSGRQQLVELVAEQADLEQTFNPSDPDCVDRLLQCTRQAVPLFSKNVHSTKFVTYFCEHVLPNLSSLTTPVEGLDIQLEVLKLLAEMSSFCGDMEKLESNLKKLFDKLLEYMPLPPEEAENGENAGNEEPKLQFSYVECLLYSFHQLGRKLPDFLTAKLNAEKLKDFKIRLQYFARGLQVYIRQLRLALQGKTGEALKTEENKIKVVALKITNNINVLIKDLFHIPPSYKSTVTLSWKPVQKADASQKRASEDTTSSSPPKKASAGPKRDARQIYNPPSGKYSSNLGSFSYEQRGGFRGGRGRGWGGRGNRSRGRIY; from the exons ATGCCCACCGTGGAGGAGCTCTACCGCAACTACGGGATCCTGGCGGACGCCACCGAAACGGCGGGCCAG CATAAGGATGCGTACCAGGCGATCTTGGATGGTGTGAAAGGAGGTGCCAAGGAGAAAAGACTTGCAGCCCAGTTTATTCCGAAGTTCTTCAAGCATTTTCCTGAGCTAGCTGACTCAGCTATCAACGCCCAGCTGGACCTCTGTGAGGATGAAGATGTTTCT ATCCGGCGACAAGCAATCAAAGAATTGCCTCAGTTTGCCACTGGAGATAATCTTCCTCGGGTAGCAGATATACTGACCCAGCTTCTACAGTCAG atGATTCTGCAGAATTCAATTTGGTGAACAATGCTTTGCTGAGTATATTTAAGATGGACGCTAAAG GGACTTTGGGAGGCTTATTCAGTCAGATTCTTCAGGGAGAGGATATTGTGAGAGAGCGAGCCATCAAGTTCCTCTCTACAAAACTGAAAACCCTGCCTGAGGAGGTGATGACAAAGGAGGTAGAAGAGTTCATATTGACTGAATCAAAGAAG GTGCTGGAAGATGTGACGGGCGAGGAATTTGTTCTATTCATGAAAATATTGTCTGGATTAAAAAGCTTACAGACAGTAAGTGGGAGGCAACAACTGGTAGAGCTGGTAGCCGAACAAGCTGACCTGGAACAAACATTCAATCCATCTGATCCGGATTGTGTGGACAGACTTCTCCAGTGTACTCGGCAGGCAGTGCCACTCTTCTca aaaaatgttcattCCACAAAATTTGTTACTTACTTCTGTGAGCATGTTCTGCCAAACCTCAGTTCTTTGACTACTCCAGTGGAGGGTCTTGATATCCAGTTAGAG GTTTTGAAGCTTCTTGCTGAAATGAGTTCATTTTGTGGCGATATGGAAAAGCTTGAATCGAATTTGAAGAAGCTGTTTGATAAATTACTG GAGTATATGCCCCTTCCTCCAGAGGAGGCGGAGAATGGGGAAAATGCTGGCAATGAAGAGCCCAAGCTGCAATTCAGTTATGTGGAGTGTTTATTGTATAGCTTCCATCAGCTGGGTCGTAAACTTCCGGACTTCCTCACAGCCAAGCTGAATGCAGAGAAattgaaagattttaaaatcag gCTACAGTATTTTGCTCGAGGGTTGCAGGTGTATATTCGACAGCTTCGCCTAGCACTTCAAGGAAAAACAGGGGAAGCCTTGAAAACAGAGGAG aacAAGATTAAAGTGGTTGCCTTGAAAATAACCAATAACATTAATGTTTTAATCAAG GATCTCTTCCACATTCCTCCTTCTTATAAAAGTACAGTTACACTGTCCTGGAAACCAGTACAGAAGGCAGATGCAAG tCAAAAAAGAGCAAGTGAAGATACAACCTCGAGTTCACCCCCAAAGAAGGCTTCAGCAGGACCAAAAAGGGATGCCAGGCAAATATATAATCCTCCCAGTGGCAAATACAGCAGTAACCTGGGTAGTTTTTCTTACG agcaaaGAGGTGGTTTCCGGGGTGGACGAGGAAGAGGCTGGGGAGGACGTGGCAATCGTAGCCGAGGAAGAATCTACTGA